In the Candidatus Caldatribacterium sp. genome, GGCGGTGAACATCCCCAACGCCGGGTACATCACCAACCTCCCCGAAGGGGCTATCGTCGAGGTCCCGGCAATCCTGGGAAGCGAGGGACCCTGGGGTTTGAGTTGTGGGAAACTCCCTGAGCCCATTGCGGAGCTCTGCCGGCGACAGATTCTCATTACGGAGCTCATGGTTCGGGCAATTCTTGAGGAAGACAAAGCGCTTGCCCTTGAAGCCCTTGCCCTTGACCCGATGATTGACGACCTTGATGTGGCACGGAAGCTCCTCGATGAGTACCTCACCGTTTTTGACCCGTACCTGAGCTTCAAGCTTCGATGAGGAGGTGGTGTCAAGAGGTCTCTTCTGCCAAAAAGCGGTAAACCATGTATACCAAAAACACCTTTAAGGAGGAGGATGAGAACGTGAAGAAACTCGGGCTTTTGAGTGTGGTGCTGTGTGTCGTGCTCCTTCTTGGAAGCGGAGCCTTTGCCCAGGAAAAAGTCACCATCCGGTGGCTCTTTGAGACCGACTTTGGTGGCGGATGGAAGGTGCTCATGGAACGCTTCGAAGCACTCCATCCCGACATCGACGTTGAAATGCAGGAAGGTCCCTCGGCAACCAATGTCCGCGAGGATATGTACACAACATCATTTATGGCCGGAGAATCAACCTACGATATGGCCTACGCCGACCTCATCTGGATTCCGAAATTTGCCGCTGCAGGATGGATTATCCCTCTTGGAGATCGACTGCGACCTGATGAAATTGCCCAGTTTTTGCCTGGTGATATCGCCGGAGGCATGTACCAGGGGAAACTCTACCGCATCCCCAGCCAGTCTGATGCAGGCATGCTCTACTACCGAAAGGACCTCCTGGAACAGGCAGGCTTTGAGCCCCCCATTACCTGGGATGAACTCGTAGAGCAGGCGCAGAAACTCCAGAATCCTCCGGATCTCTGGGGATTTGTCTGGCAGGGGAACCAGTACGAAGGGCTCATCTGCGACTACCTTGAGCTCCTCTGGGGCGCAGGGGGAGAACTCCTTGATGCCGAAGGAAAGGTTGTCCTTGATGAGGGAACCGCTGCCGTGGAGGCCCTGCAGTTCATGTACGACGTCATCCACACCTACAAGATTTCGCCTCCGGGAGTCACCACCTATCAGGAGGAGGAATCCCGCCACGTCTTCCACAACGGGCAGGCTGTTTTCCACCGCAACTGGCCATATGTCTGGACTCTGGCCCAGAAGGAAGACTCGCCCATTCGGGGAAAGGTCGGCATTACTCCTATGGTCCATAAAAAGGGCTTCCGGAGTGCCGCAACCCAGGGTGGTTGGGGCTGGACCATTTCGAAGTTCAGCAAGAACCCCGAAGCTGCCTGGGAGTGGATTAAGTTCGCCACGAGTTATCATGCCGCAGGAGCTCGAGGGCTGCTGGACGCTGGAGGACAGGGGCCAGTGCGTGGTCTGGGCGGTGGGGGGAGACACCATA is a window encoding:
- a CDS encoding ABC transporter substrate-binding protein; translation: MKKLGLLSVVLCVVLLLGSGAFAQEKVTIRWLFETDFGGGWKVLMERFEALHPDIDVEMQEGPSATNVREDMYTTSFMAGESTYDMAYADLIWIPKFAAAGWIIPLGDRLRPDEIAQFLPGDIAGGMYQGKLYRIPSQSDAGMLYYRKDLLEQAGFEPPITWDELVEQAQKLQNPPDLWGFVWQGNQYEGLICDYLELLWGAGGELLDAEGKVVLDEGTAAVEALQFMYDVIHTYKISPPGVTTYQEEESRHVFHNGQAVFHRNWPYVWTLAQKEDSPIRGKVGITPMVHKKGFRSAATQGGWGWTISKFSKNPEAAWEWIKFATSYHAAGARGLLDAGGQGPVRGLGGGGRHH